ACGGCGCGAGCCCTGGGTCATCACCGCCTTGCAGCTACTCCACCACCCGCTCAGGGCCCAAGCCTCGCGTCCGCTGCTGCCCGCGGCGCTGCAAATGCTGCCCGAGATCCAGCGTACGGGAGACATCTTCTTTCCCAAGCGCTGGCTGGACGCGGTGCTGGGCGGACACAGCTCCGGGCAGGCGGCTGAGGCCGTGCGCACCTACCTTGAAAGGTCTCCCGACCTGCCCCAGCGCCTTCGCGGCAAGGTGCTGCAGAGCGCCGACCTGCTCTTTCGGGCCGCCCGCCAAAGCCCTCAAGAGCAGCCGTGAAACAAGAAGGGGCGCACCGCCTTGCAGCAGGCGGTGCGCCCCTCTTACAAACCTCTATGAACCGGTCAGCAGGAACCGGTTCGAGTAGCCGCTTAGCTGGCGCGACGTTCCTTTTTCTTGCCGCCGATCGAGAAACGCTCTTCCAGCAGCTTGCGGGCATTGTCGATCTTGGCGGCGAGATCCGCATCTTCCTCGGCCCGATCCTTGACCCGCCGGGTCAAGTGGCTCATGGAGGAGATCGACACTCCCAGCGAACGGCACAGGCCGGTCATGCTCAGGTGCCGGATGTCCTTGATCAAGAGGGCGGCGGCGCCGCGAGCTTCAGTCAGGCGCGACCAGCGGGACTGCGACATGAACTGGTCCTTGGGGATGTCGAAAGATTCGCACACCGCTTCGTAGACGTCGTCCAGCGTGACGTCGCGGGGCGTGCTTTCCATGGCCTCGCGGACCACGTCCTGCAAGAAATCGTCGTCGATGACCTGTTCGGAATCGACGTCGGCGCGCGGCCACACCTCGGTGACCTCAGCCTTCAACACCTGCAGAATGCGGAACAGATTGTCGAGATTGATCTTGTACCAGCCGTTTTCCAGGCAGCTATAAGAACCGGGCGCAATACCGGCCCGGCGAGCGACCTCTTGTGAGGTCATCTTCTTGGCCACGCGGATCTCGCGCAGCCTGTGTCCAACGTAATTGTTAATTCTTCCCTTTGATCTCATAATCCCCTTCCCTTTGCGATTCGATTCACTTCCCACGAGGTTCCACGCACCCTACGCGGCCCCCCGGCGACGCGGCGGCTCGAGGCACACCCGCGAAACCAAAACGGCTCGGTTTCAACCGCCCGTCTATCGATATAGCGATATTGTACACGGACGTCATCACTATAACAATAAGAAAATGAGGAGTGTCTAGCATCTTTGCACTTTTTCCATGGAAAAGATCGATCAAATCAATGATGTCCACCATTTCCAGCAAATGTTTGTAGCCTTCACATCCTAAGTGATGCGAAAGCCGGCGCATCGTTGCTCCTACTCCGAT
This genomic stretch from Acidobacteriota bacterium harbors:
- a CDS encoding helix-turn-helix domain-containing protein, whose amino-acid sequence is MRSKGRINNYVGHRLREIRVAKKMTSQEVARRAGIAPGSYSCLENGWYKINLDNLFRILQVLKAEVTEVWPRADVDSEQVIDDDFLQDVVREAMESTPRDVTLDDVYEAVCESFDIPKDQFMSQSRWSRLTEARGAAALLIKDIRHLSMTGLCRSLGVSISSMSHLTRRVKDRAEEDADLAAKIDNARKLLEERFSIGGKKKERRAS